A region of the Magnetococcales bacterium genome:
GCCAATCAGGCGGTACAACAGGAGTTCGGCCATGAGGGACCATTGCCCGATATCCTGCCTTTGACCCGATTGCTTCCGGATGGTTTGACGGGCACTCCCGGGGTGGTTTCGGCTCTGCACCGGGACCGCACCCTCTTCAAGGTCAGGGTGTCCACCTTTCCGGTTCCCGCCCATCCCCGTTTTCAAGGTGGAATCGGTCTGGTGGTCCAACGCCATCCGCTTTGACCCCCCGCAGACTTGGAAACCATAAAACGGTCAAGGATCAAGGCACCATGGCCCCGTCGTATCCGGTCATTTTCCGGATCGTCTCCAGGCGTTCCAACAGCAGTTTGACCGCCTGATGCTGAACTTTCACCTTCATTTCCGCGGGCAGCAGGGAGAAGTGTTTTTCTTCCAATTGAAAGATCAAACACTCGTGTGTGGCCACCACATCCGTGGAACGGACCTGACGGGCCACGAAGGCAATCTCTCCGAAGATGCTGCCTGCGTGCAAGCTGGCCAGCACCACCCCGGGACTGCTCCGTTTCACCACCTTGACCG
Encoded here:
- a CDS encoding cyclic nucleotide-binding domain-containing protein, yielding MGALESIKKSLTGIDFFRDFTPEEMAHVYHNGFFKICQPGEYIICEGGMDRTLFVLVTGSVKVVKRSSPGVVLASLHAGSIFGEIAFVARQVRSTDVVATHECLIFQLEEKHFSLLPAEMKVKVQHQAVKLLLERLETIRKMTGYDGAMVP